Proteins from one Suncus etruscus isolate mSunEtr1 chromosome 3, mSunEtr1.pri.cur, whole genome shotgun sequence genomic window:
- the MC5R gene encoding melanocortin receptor 5, whose amino-acid sequence MNSSFYVRFLDLNLNVTEGNLSAPSVKNKSLLCEDMGIAVEVFLTLGLISLLENILVIGAIVKNKNLHSPMYFFVCSLAVADMLVSMSNAWETITIYLINNKHVVIADTFVRHIDNVFDSMICISVVASMCSLLAIAVDRYVTIFYALRYHHIMTVKRSGLVIACIWTFCTGCGIVFILYYESKYVVICLISMFFTMLFLMVSLYIHMFLLARTHVKRIAALPGYSSVQQRTSMKGAVTLTMLLGVFIVCWAPFFLHLILMISCPHNIYCSCFMSHFNMYLILIMCNSVIDPLIYAFRSQEMRKTFKEIICCHGFRIPCRFLRRY is encoded by the coding sequence ATGAATTCCTCATTTTATGTGCGTTTCTTGGATCTCAACCTGAATGTGACAGAAGGTAACCTCTCTGCACCCAGTGTGAAGAACAAGTCTTTGCTGTGTGAAGATATGGGTATCGCTGTGGAGGTGTTCCTGACTCTGGGTCTCATCAGTCTCTTAGAGAACATCTTGGTCATTGGGGCCATAGTGAAGAACAAGAATTTACATTCTCCCATGTATTTCTTTGTGTGCAGTCTAGCTGTAGCTGATATGCTGGTGAGCATGTCCAATGCCTGGGAGACCATTACCATATACTTAATCAATAATAAGCACGTGGTGATAGCAGACACCTTTGTGCGTCATATAGACAATGTATTTGACTCTATGATCTGCATTTCTGTGGTGGCGTCCATGTGTAGTTTGCTCGCCATTGCTGTGGATCGATATGTCACCATTTTCTATGCCCTGCGCTACCACCACATCATGACTGTGAAGCGCTCAGGACTGGTGATCGCCTGCATCTGGACTTTCTGCACAGGCTGTGGCATTGTCTTTATTCTTTACTATGAATCCAAGTATGTTGTCATTTGCCTCATCTCCATGTTCTTCACCATGCTGTTCCTCATGGTCTCTCTGTACATACACATGTTCCTGCTGGCACGGACTCACGTCAAACGCATTGCAGCTCTACCTGGGTACAGTTCTGTGCAGCAAAGGACCAGTATGAAAGGTGCAGTAACCCTCACCATGTTATTGGGGGTGTTCATTGTATGTTGGGCTCCCTTCTTCTTGCATCTTATTCTGATGATTTCCTGTCCTCATAacatttattgttcttgttttatgtCTCACTTCAACATGTACCTCATCCTCATCATGTGTAATTCTGTGATTGATCCTCTAATATATGCCTTCCGCAGCCAAGAGATGAGGAAAACTTTCAAAGAGATTATTTGTTGTCATGGCTTTAGAATACCCTGTAGATTCCTTCGCAGGTATTAA
- the RNMT gene encoding mRNA cap guanine-N7 methyltransferase, with protein MENSTNAEKCEQISPEASVDTETESLLSISKNTSGTLLPHKTPASGHVATPKKRKLDSEGDLEQENSSCGEEDTISKKIKLEPEVVPEEKGSGDDEGISRKRKLEPDHFSEEKPTGDGTQKKRTREVDISEKQKNLEVGHSTAVATHYNELPEVGLEKRSESRIFYMRNFNNWIKSALIGEFLEKVRQKKKRDITVLDLGCGKGGDLLKWKKGRISKLVCADIADVSIKQCQQRYDEMRTRCRDNEYMFSTEFITADCSKKLLMDDLCDKEMSFDICSCQFAFHYSFESYEQADLMLRNACERLNPGGYFIGTTPNSFELIKRLEASETESFGNEIYTVKFQKKGDYPLFGCKYDFHLHGVVDVPEFLVYFPLLIEMAKKYNMKVVYKKTFLEFYEEKVKNNENKMLLKRMQALEPYSANEHSKQISEKVDDYRHAIEYMKNSQVKLPLGTLSKSEWEATSIYLVFAFEKQQ; from the exons atggaaaattctACAAATGCAGAGAAATGTGAACAAATTTCCCCAGAAGCATCAGTGGATACAGAAACAGAGTCTTTGCTCAGTATTAGTAAAAACACAAGTGGTACCTTGCTTCCTCATAAGACTCCTGCCTCTGGGCATGTGgccacaccaaaaaaaagaaaactggattcTGAAGGAGATCTTGAACAGGAAAATTCTAGTTGTGGGGAAGAAGATACtatttccaagaaaataaaattagaaccgGAAGTTGTCCCAGAGGAAAAAGGTTCTGGTGATGATGAAGGTAtttcaaggaaaagaaaattagaaccAGATCATTTTTCAGAAGAGAAAcctactggggatggaactcagaaaaagagaacaagagaAGTTGATATTTCTGAAAAGCAAAAG aaTTTGGAAGTAGGTCACAGCACAGCAGTTGCTACCCACTACAATGAACTGCCGGAAGTTGGTTTGGAGAAACGTAGTGAGAGCCGTATTTTTTATATGAGAAACTTTAATAATTGGATTAAAAGTGCCCTTATTG GGGAATTTCTAGAAAAAGTGCGACAGAAGAAAAAACGTGATATCACTGTTTTGGACCTGGGATGTGGTAAAGGTGGAGATTTGCTCAAGTGGAAAAAGGGAAGAATTAGCAAGCTAGTTTGTGCTG ATATTGCTGATGTTTCCATCAAGCAGTGTCAGCAGAGGTATGATGAAATGAGAACTCGTTGTCGTGATAATGAATATATGTTCAGTACAGAATTTATAACTGCTGATTGTTCAAAG aaacttttGATGGACGACCTTTGTGACAAAGAAATGTCCTTTGACATCTGCAGTTGTCAGTTTGCCTTTCATTATTCATTTGAATCATATGAACAGGCTGACCTAATGCTCAGAAATGCTTGTGAAAGACTTAATCCTGGAGGCTATTTTATTGGTACTACTCCCAACAGCTTCGAATTAAT AAAACGTCTTGAAGCTTCAGAAACAGAGTCATTTGGAAATGAAATATATACTGTGAAATTTCAGAAGAAAGGAGATTATCCTTTGTTTGGCTGCAAATATGATTTCCACTTACATGGCGTTGTTGATGTTCCTGAGTTCCTGGTCTATTTTCCATTGCTAATTGA AATGGCaaagaaatataatatgaaaGTAGTTTACAAGAAAACGTTTCTGGAATTCTATGAAGAAAAGGTTaagaacaatgaaaacaaaatgctGTTAAAACGAATGCAGGCCCTGgag CCTTATTCTGCAAATGAACATTCTAAACAGATATCTGAAAAGGTAGATGACTATCGACATGCAATAGAATACATGAAGAATAGTCAAGTAAAGTTACCTCTG ggAACATTAAGTAAATCAGAATGGGAAGCCACAA gtaTTTACTTGGTCTTTGCATTTGAGAAGCAGCAGTGA